The Nicotiana tomentosiformis chromosome 2, ASM39032v3, whole genome shotgun sequence genome includes the window TCCAAGAATTTGCGATAAGCTGCAGATGATATATAAGGTGATTAGATTTTGACAAAAAGATATGCTTTTAAATAGAAAACAGGACACCAGAACTTGAACACATCTACATACCCAATAGTCCTCTCCCTGTTCACTAGTTCCCCATCCGATAAGCTTAACAGCATGGCCTCCCATACTTTGACCTGTTACGTGCTTGTAAACTCCTGACTTGTAGTGAGCAAAATCCTGTGattgacaaaaaaaaaataaaaaaaattgactcATTGGTTAGAGGAAAGCATTGCTGAGAAAAAGAGATGATAACAGTTATGATCAAAGACAACAAACAAAATCTAAACAAATCTACTTGCACCGAGAAAGAGATGATGCAGTTTTACGACAACAGGTAACTTCTGATATTGTCTTGTGGTTAGCATTAAATATCTCATTTACAGATATTAGTTTGCAAGTAAATCTCGGGCAAACATAAATTGGGAAGGTACATCGGTAGTTAAAGTTTCTCAATTATCATAACAGTTACACTATAGGTCACCTAAAAATAATTACATGTATCTCATTTTGGGATAGGTAGGCAACCACATATAAGGTTACCAGCTCAGATAATGTCATGTACGGAAAGCTGTATCAAATAGTTTTAGGATCAGAACTTAACATTCTTCCTTATCGTCATTACCTCGTACACTGTAAACGAGACCTCAACTGGTCCATTTTTGTAAATTTCTGTCATGATACTGTAGGGATCACGGTGGATTCTGTATGCATTGACACCATAATGCTTTGATTTCCCCCATAGTAGGTTCTCCTTCACACACTTCCTCTGGCACTTTGGGGTGGGATATCCTGGTTCACAACCCGGGTGCGAACATCCCTCATTATCAAAGTAAGGGTCACACTGCAAGAATAAAAACAACTTTATTAGTGATTGATCATAAAGATCCACGGTAACTAATGGTTTTACTGAAAGCTGTAATCTCTTTTGAGGTGAAAATAAGACAACATTTACCTCTTCTGTGACCACACCCCTACGGATAAAGTATCGCCATGCTGATATAGGATATCCACCATCACAACCGGATCCACATAAAAAGCCACAGCATGCTAGCAGATCATTTACAGACAGAGAGATATTCTGCATTACACATTAAAAGTTAACATTAGTGACATTAACTATAGTGAAAACTTCACAAGCATTTTGTGCTAATATAAGATAGTTTCCACGTGCTTGGCCCATGAGAAAGAATCAGGGCTCGCACATGAGAGAGTATGCTGAAGATAtataaataagtaaataaaaatgcGTCATCTAAAGCTTTTAAATGAGGTGGTCACACAGTTCAACAGAATTTACCAAGTTGTGATGGATACAGAAACGATCAGACAACGATTCAACAGCACCAAAAGCCCAACAAGAACCGCAATGTCCCTGATCTGTGATGCAAATTTGTCCCAGTGATTGATGTGCAAAGACGGAAAGCATTAGGATCACTATCATAGAATTATAATTCAATAGTAGTAAGCAAGAACAAGAAGAAACTGACCCAGAATTCTTCCGATAGTGCTACATTGAGGCCAAGCTTTTCGTGCATCAAACTCTTTTGGTAGCTCCGAAAGTTTAGGATGAGTTAGAAGTGGAATTCCCTCCAAATCACCTTCTCGTGCGGGCTTAACTCCAAGAAGGCGCTTAAATTGTGAAACCTGTGAATACCAAAGATGGACATAATTATAAATGCATGTTTTCAGTGTATAGCAACAAAATAAGCAACTGTTGTTGATGGTTAGAGAAAGCGCTAAGATATATGATGATCTGACCGTGAAATTCGAGAATTGAGGGTTGAATGCAGCTTTCCATCCAGCTTTGGCATTTTCATTAACCTCTTTGATGATAGATTCCTACACGATCATCCAAAAAGCGCTcttaagttttaaatttgaagCAACAAGGGCACTAACATCTTCTTTAATCATGAACAGAAGAATATACCTTAAGGATTGCAGACTCAACTTTAGCTTCAGATATTGGCTTCTCTGCAACAACCTGCTTTCCATAAGAACACATCAATTCTATTCATCAATAGACAAGCTAAAAGCTTTTAGGAAACAGAGTTGAAACTCCAGGAACAAAAGTATGACACAGTGGGTCACAAACGCAGAACTAAAGGTTTCACTTTAATCAAGATGAAACACTTCCACAATTTTTATTTTCAACATTATAATACTATTAACCtggaaaattaattaaaaatttgtagCAAATGCATCATATGTCTAAAGCACTATAACGTAGAGGAAGAATCATAGAGCAAAGCAGAAACTGTAACTAGTCCATTGTTTTTCGTCCATTTTCTGCCCTTTCTGTATTTCTTTGTGAAGCAATACTTCCTCTCATGTTATATATAGAAACATGTAAGTTAACTAACACATAAGTAATTTGCATCAAACCATATATTTAACTGCAGGAACATGTCTATACTTCTCTTTTCTCATTCTCACTAGGTAATgagaaaattattaaaatttacttCTACTCATGATTTCAAGTCAACGCTTAACTAAAGCATAGGATGTCCTAAATACCCAATAATCTTTGATCTTTCTGAAGAAATACGAAAAGGGTAATCCATGTAAATTGTAAAATCATCAAAAGCTATTAAACCAATACGCTAAATCCACCTAAACAAAATCATCAATTCAATAGGCAAGGACTACCCATAATTAGAAATACTCCTACTGTAGAAAGGTTCAAAGAATGAAGAAGCAAACCTGCAATACAAGGATAAAGAAAGCACCCAAAAGCAAAGGAGTTGCTAAAGACTTCAGAGTCAAGGCCATCTTTGCTTCTTTTTTTAGCTTTCCAGTTGTGGTGTGGAAATGGAGGAAACTCAAAGGTATATATAGAtagatgaaaaaagaaaaaggagatgATAACAATCAATTATTGGCCCATTCTCTTGACATATAAAAATGATGGCTTTATCAAACGGAAGATGATGGCTACTGGTGGTTTTATAAGATATTTTGAATACTTTTGTATTGAAGAATTTAATCGAGTTAGTCCGTTTAACCTTTCCCAAAAGTCTGTTTCAAGTTGGAACGTTAGGTATTCTAGTTGGACTATTTTACAAGCAATATTGCATtctccttttttgtttttttgtttggTTAACAGAAAATTTTAAGTCTCATGCAAGTCATGTGAGATTGCTTGGGAAACATATCATAGGGTGACAATTTGAGCCCAAATCCGTCCAAAGTTGGGTAATCAATGATCCGCCAACCCGTTCAAGGTTGGGGTGGTCATTGATTCGTCTATTTGTTGAACTCATCTAAAGTTAAACTGATTTTTGTCCAAATTGATCAATGAGTAACTTTGCTAAAATATcgttaatataattttttttgtttgatatattatatatgaccatacaaaagaaaaatatcttATTTGATTATTAAACAATATATAAGAAAATAATACATATTAATTAAAGCTTGGTAAGAATTGAGTGGTTTGGATTATGATCTAAATTTTAGCCCAACTTGACCTAATCAACTTGCTTTATGATCCGCTCGTTTATTGACTCAGTCCATTTTGACCCGCCCAAAATCAACTCAACCCGCCCATTGACATACGTAAGTGAGAGTACACGGACCTTTATATGTTCACCATAGTCGATATTGCCCTTAATAGATGTTAATGTCTCTAAGCTTCCGTTAATCATTCGATTAAAATGCATATTTATCTTAATTGTGCCAAATATGCTCAATAATTAATAGAGGAACTAAAACTAGAATAATATAATAACTCAAGGGTTAAAAAGACCTAGTTTTGCAAAAACGAAATGGTTATTATAGTAAAAATTAGCATATCACTCTAAATTGACTTAGAAACCAAAGCCACccgatctttaatttgatggcaTGCCCCGATCTTTTCTTTGTAAAACTATTAATTTATCTTCTATTTAGTGGTTTAGTAAACTCTTagaaaaatgtaacaaagctgaATAAACAATTTGAAAAGATAATGTAAAAAGAAAGTGAAATGGAATGTAAAAATAAATTACATTAATCCAAAACATATTATTTTTGGTACATTAACCCAAAGTATATTTGAACATTGGACTGAATATTGTCCATTCCAATTTTAAAGTCAATATCGTGAAAATTCTGAGGAGTAACATCAAGTTTTGCTTTTGTAATTTTTAGATGTGACACACCGAAGAGGTTGTATTATAACATTATAGAATTTGATTAAGTCACGTTTCTTCGTTTCCAAGGGCAGTGATATACAAAAATTCAACAATTTTCTTTATGATTTTATTTTCTGTTTCCCTTGGTGTGTAGTGGAAACGTGAGTCAGGTGTACATACCATGGCGAATCAAAAAGCAACACGTGTTACCTTTTAATCTCTTTTCTACTGTAATCTACTTTTTCCCTGTCCCCTTTTTAACACTTTGCTAATGCTGCTGATTTTATAAAGACTTAAACTCTTTCTGGGAAACCGTACTTACACAGGTAATCCAAAGTGCCCATTTTTGAATTGCACAGCTAATTAAACCCATGAGATGAAG containing:
- the LOC104102613 gene encoding cathepsin B-like protease 2, yielding MALTLKSLATPLLLGAFFILVLQVVAEKPISEAKVESAILKESIIKEVNENAKAGWKAAFNPQFSNFTVSQFKRLLGVKPAREGDLEGIPLLTHPKLSELPKEFDARKAWPQCSTIGRILDQGHCGSCWAFGAVESLSDRFCIHHNLNISLSVNDLLACCGFLCGSGCDGGYPISAWRYFIRRGVVTEECDPYFDNEGCSHPGCEPGYPTPKCQRKCVKENLLWGKSKHYGVNAYRIHRDPYSIMTEIYKNGPVEVSFTVYEDFAHYKSGVYKHVTGQSMGGHAVKLIGWGTSEQGEDYWLIANSWNRGWGDDGYFKIRRGTNECGIEHNVVAGLPSAKNLNVELDDVSDAFLDASM